A stretch of the Tautonia marina genome encodes the following:
- a CDS encoding flagellar biosynthetic protein FliO: MRIARLSRLLLLVLVLGPTLPAQDAAADPPEPPAEALRGRVGLGDPATFSLALTAVLAIVGVGIVLGTRRTSGGAGGLLRVVGRAHLTGRHSVYLLRAGDRTLIVGVGPQGAPSLLGELDPSASPPEPLRADGPAREDNA; this comes from the coding sequence ATGCGTATTGCTCGGTTGAGTCGATTGCTCCTCCTGGTTCTGGTCCTCGGCCCGACGCTCCCGGCTCAAGATGCCGCGGCCGATCCTCCCGAACCCCCCGCCGAGGCATTACGGGGTCGGGTCGGCCTGGGCGACCCGGCAACGTTCAGCCTCGCGTTGACGGCCGTGCTGGCCATCGTTGGCGTCGGGATTGTCCTCGGGACCCGAAGAACCTCGGGAGGGGCAGGGGGCCTCTTGCGCGTTGTCGGCCGGGCTCACCTCACGGGTCGGCACTCGGTCTACTTGCTTCGAGCCGGCGATCGGACCCTGATCGTCGGGGTCGGCCCTCAGGGAGCCCCGTCCTTGCTCGGAGAGCTTGACCCCTCCGCCTCGCCTCCCGAACCCCTTCGAGCCGACGGCCCTGCACGGGAGGACAACGCATGA
- a CDS encoding flagellar biosynthetic protein FliQ, producing MDDSVLLGVTREAVRVAVLLAAGPLGVALLIGILAALGQAMTQMNEPTVGLVARLGGVAVVSVLLLPWLLARWLDFAALAFGGFPDLL from the coding sequence ATGGACGATTCGGTTTTGCTTGGGGTCACCCGCGAAGCGGTCCGCGTGGCCGTCTTGCTCGCCGCCGGACCGCTCGGGGTGGCCCTGCTCATCGGCATCCTGGCCGCGCTCGGTCAGGCCATGACCCAGATGAACGAGCCGACTGTCGGCCTGGTTGCTCGGCTCGGCGGGGTGGCCGTCGTCTCGGTTCTCCTGCTGCCCTGGCTCCTGGCCCGCTGGCTCGACTTCGCCGCGCTGGCCTTCGGGGGCTTTCCGGATCTGCTCTGA
- a CDS encoding EscU/YscU/HrcU family type III secretion system export apparatus switch protein yields MSDDRNLEPSPRRLREARERGMVPHSPELTASVGILAAVAVLGASGPPLMDGILSLMQASLAGDAPGLADPRLFAHHVRSAISAVAVPMLAVLVAPALASLLAHQLQLGGLFVPSLAVPDPARLRPGARGGSPVDRLGRALGTVLRATALVVLTWWVIRSLLSRFDPLAASSDRSAMLRSLAVAVHQALLQFGLAMLVIGLIHYAIQFRRLHAQLRMTPEERREEQREHDGDPSLRSRRRAARDRHLGPPEASSPTSAADPI; encoded by the coding sequence ATGTCCGACGATCGCAATCTTGAGCCCTCTCCTCGCCGGCTCCGAGAGGCCCGAGAGCGCGGCATGGTCCCCCACAGCCCCGAGCTGACCGCGAGTGTCGGCATCCTGGCGGCCGTGGCGGTCCTGGGAGCCTCCGGACCCCCGTTGATGGACGGGATTCTCAGCCTGATGCAAGCATCGTTGGCCGGCGATGCCCCCGGACTGGCCGATCCCCGCCTGTTTGCCCATCATGTCCGATCGGCGATCAGTGCGGTGGCGGTTCCGATGCTGGCGGTGCTCGTCGCTCCGGCCCTGGCGTCGCTACTGGCGCATCAACTCCAGCTCGGCGGGCTGTTTGTCCCGTCGCTCGCCGTGCCCGATCCGGCTCGCCTCCGCCCCGGAGCGCGGGGTGGCTCCCCCGTCGATCGCCTCGGCCGGGCCCTGGGAACCGTGCTTCGGGCGACGGCCCTCGTCGTGCTGACCTGGTGGGTCATCCGATCGCTGCTGAGCCGGTTCGATCCCCTGGCCGCCTCTTCAGATCGCTCGGCGATGCTCCGCTCCCTGGCGGTTGCCGTCCATCAGGCGCTCTTGCAGTTCGGCCTGGCGATGCTCGTCATCGGCCTGATTCACTACGCCATCCAGTTCCGTCGGCTCCACGCCCAGCTTCGCATGACTCCCGAGGAACGCCGCGAGGAGCAACGCGAGCACGACGGCGATCCCTCCCTCCGCTCCCGACGCCGAGCCGCCCGCGACCGCCACCTCGGCCCGCCCGAGGCTTCCTCCCCCACCTCGGCCGCCGATCCCATCTGA
- a CDS encoding MT-A70 family methyltransferase, whose amino-acid sequence METGCRDLRGFAGATRFRTVLADPPWQFQNRTGKVAPEHRRLTRYETMTLDAIAALPVDQVVEEPAHLYLWVPNALLPDGLMVLQAWGFRYKANLVWHKVRKDGGSDGRGVGFYFRNVTELLLFGVRGPNARTREAGRRQVNLFASRKQEHSRKPDEQYAIIESCSSGPYLELFARGTRPGWSSWGLQAAEGYEPTWPTYADHSGSRKHVTDPS is encoded by the coding sequence ATGGAAACAGGGTGTCGGGATCTGCGGGGGTTTGCGGGAGCGACCCGGTTTCGGACCGTGCTGGCCGACCCGCCCTGGCAGTTTCAGAACCGGACGGGAAAGGTCGCGCCCGAGCATCGGCGGCTGACTCGGTATGAGACGATGACCCTCGACGCCATCGCCGCCTTGCCCGTCGATCAGGTGGTCGAAGAACCGGCACATCTCTATTTGTGGGTTCCCAATGCGCTCTTGCCCGACGGCTTGATGGTCTTGCAGGCGTGGGGGTTTCGCTACAAGGCGAACCTCGTCTGGCACAAGGTCCGCAAGGACGGCGGGAGCGACGGCCGCGGGGTCGGGTTTTATTTTCGCAACGTCACCGAGCTGCTTCTGTTCGGCGTACGAGGGCCGAACGCCCGGACCCGAGAGGCCGGACGCAGGCAGGTCAACCTGTTCGCCTCGCGCAAGCAGGAACACAGCCGCAAACCCGACGAACAGTATGCGATTATCGAGTCCTGTTCCAGCGGCCCGTATCTGGAATTGTTTGCCCGAGGCACCCGTCCGGGTTGGTCGAGCTGGGGCTTGCAGGCGGCTGAGGGCTACGAGCCGACCTGGCCGACCTACGCCGATCATTCCGGATCGAGGAAACACGTGACGGACCCGAGTTGA
- a CDS encoding FliG C-terminal domain-containing protein, producing the protein MSTSAFDGPEHLSPTDRPGGDPIPPIRKAAILVVSLEQPLASKLLAELDRATVEAVTLEIARLDRIDPVEQRRVLDEFFDLGLRRLWFAFDDVVKLSDRDLRTAYHDEDATVWALALAGAARPVRQKVLEALPPESAAALHQTMEALGPFRLDDAESAQAELAEHLRRLHDRGQLTLPEPAGREAIFV; encoded by the coding sequence ATGAGCACGTCCGCGTTTGACGGGCCTGAACACCTCTCGCCGACCGATCGCCCCGGCGGCGATCCGATCCCCCCCATTCGCAAGGCGGCGATCCTCGTCGTCAGCCTGGAACAACCGCTCGCCTCGAAGCTCCTCGCCGAACTCGACCGCGCGACCGTCGAGGCCGTCACCCTGGAAATTGCCCGGCTCGATCGCATCGACCCGGTCGAACAGCGCCGGGTCCTCGACGAGTTCTTCGACCTCGGCCTGCGGCGCCTCTGGTTCGCCTTCGACGACGTGGTCAAACTCAGCGACCGCGACCTTCGCACCGCCTACCACGACGAAGACGCGACCGTCTGGGCCCTGGCCCTTGCCGGCGCCGCTCGACCCGTCCGGCAAAAGGTCCTTGAGGCCCTGCCGCCCGAGTCGGCTGCCGCCCTGCACCAGACCATGGAAGCCCTCGGCCCGTTCCGGCTCGACGACGCCGAGTCGGCCCAGGCCGAACTGGCCGAGCACCTCCGCCGCCTTCACGACCGCGGACAACTGACCCTTCCCGAACCCGCCGGCCGGGAGGCCATCTTCGTCTAG
- a CDS encoding flagellar biosynthetic protein FliR translates to MPDLLHEMIGAPSSFVLVLARSAGLVWGLAWLAGASGAGLRTKLAAAVVIASAVVPIVGPRIAPPDDSLALGGSVLIEVALGAALGVGAGLIVAAARLAGEVIGAQAGLSAASSLTPGSGEGMETPLATLFGLIALAAFAAIDGPIRLTIALADSYGLGLAPEGVAASLAGGISTDVVRSVFQTIGQALGLALWLAAPVALSLLVAQIAVGVLVRGAPALSSFTTWLSVRATLGLILLMIGLASVVSGLASAWLTLLPGGF, encoded by the coding sequence ATGCCCGACCTCTTGCACGAAATGATCGGCGCCCCCTCGTCGTTCGTGCTGGTCCTGGCCCGATCGGCCGGCCTGGTCTGGGGGCTCGCCTGGCTGGCAGGGGCGTCTGGAGCCGGCCTCCGCACCAAGCTGGCCGCGGCTGTGGTGATCGCCTCGGCCGTCGTGCCGATTGTCGGCCCTCGAATCGCCCCGCCCGACGATTCGCTCGCCCTGGGCGGATCGGTGCTCATCGAGGTGGCCCTCGGTGCCGCCCTTGGGGTCGGGGCCGGCCTGATCGTCGCCGCGGCCCGCTTGGCCGGCGAGGTCATCGGCGCCCAGGCCGGGCTCTCGGCCGCCTCCTCCCTGACTCCCGGCTCGGGCGAGGGGATGGAAACTCCCCTGGCGACCCTCTTTGGCCTGATCGCCCTGGCCGCCTTCGCCGCGATCGACGGGCCGATCCGCTTGACGATCGCCCTGGCCGACAGCTACGGCCTCGGGCTGGCCCCCGAGGGCGTGGCGGCCTCACTGGCCGGCGGGATCTCGACCGACGTCGTTCGCTCCGTCTTCCAGACGATCGGCCAGGCGCTCGGGCTGGCCCTCTGGCTGGCGGCTCCGGTGGCTCTGTCGTTGCTCGTGGCTCAAATCGCCGTCGGGGTGCTCGTTCGAGGCGCTCCCGCCCTGTCGAGCTTCACCACCTGGCTTTCGGTTCGCGCCACCCTCGGCCTGATTCTCCTAATGATCGGCCTGGCCTCTGTCGTCTCCGGCCTGGCCTCGGCCTGGCTCACTCTCCTTCCCGGTGGCTTCTGA
- a CDS encoding 2-isopropylmalate synthase encodes MADDARIRIFDTTLRDGEQSPGASMTHAEKLELARALADLGVDIIEAGFPIASVGDFEAVRAIATEVAGPTICALARCNDRDIDRAWEAIQYAQKGRIHVFLATSAIHREHKLRMTPEQIIERAVAGVRRAAGYCPDVEFSPEDAARTEIDFLCAVVEAAIDAGATTVNIPDTVGYATPVQFARVIRTLKERVPNIEKAIISVHCHDDLGMAVANSLAGVEAGARQVECTINGIGERAGNAALEEIVMALRTRKDFYGVDTGVKTERLFPTSRLLTTITGLAVQRNKAIVGRNAFAHESGIHQDGMLKERSTYEIMKPEEVGVPKTDLVLGKHSGRHALKDRAIELGFHLTEEQLNAVFEDFKALADKKKEVYDEDLAVLIEKQIGDDVPKAWELISVQTTTGTNTLPTATVCIRNPAGEIVQDAAIGAGPVDAIFKAVERVTGVRASLHDFAIRSVSRGKDAQGEVTLELAVESDAHDFRGRAASTDIIEASALAYINAVNAIASRRQRGRVREVAGRPGAGA; translated from the coding sequence ATGGCCGACGACGCACGAATCCGGATCTTCGACACCACGCTCCGCGACGGCGAGCAATCTCCCGGCGCGAGTATGACCCACGCCGAGAAGCTCGAACTGGCCCGGGCGCTGGCCGACCTCGGGGTCGATATCATCGAGGCCGGGTTCCCGATCGCCTCGGTCGGCGACTTCGAAGCCGTGCGGGCCATCGCCACCGAGGTCGCCGGGCCGACCATCTGTGCCCTTGCCCGCTGCAACGACCGCGACATCGACCGCGCCTGGGAGGCGATCCAGTACGCCCAGAAAGGACGCATCCACGTCTTCCTCGCCACGTCGGCCATCCACCGTGAGCACAAGCTGCGGATGACCCCCGAGCAGATCATCGAACGCGCCGTCGCCGGGGTCAGGCGTGCCGCCGGCTACTGCCCCGATGTCGAGTTCAGCCCCGAAGACGCCGCGAGAACCGAGATCGACTTCCTCTGCGCCGTGGTCGAGGCTGCCATCGACGCCGGGGCAACCACCGTCAACATTCCCGATACCGTCGGCTACGCCACCCCGGTCCAGTTCGCCCGCGTGATCCGAACCCTCAAGGAACGCGTGCCGAACATCGAGAAAGCCATCATCAGCGTTCACTGTCATGACGACCTGGGAATGGCCGTCGCCAACAGCCTCGCCGGGGTCGAGGCCGGGGCCAGGCAGGTCGAATGCACCATCAACGGTATCGGCGAGCGTGCCGGCAACGCCGCGCTCGAAGAAATCGTCATGGCCCTGCGCACCCGCAAGGATTTCTACGGCGTCGATACCGGTGTGAAGACCGAGCGTCTCTTCCCGACCAGCCGATTGCTCACCACCATCACCGGCCTCGCCGTACAGCGCAACAAGGCAATCGTCGGCCGCAATGCCTTCGCTCACGAATCCGGCATCCATCAAGACGGCATGCTGAAAGAGCGCTCGACGTATGAAATCATGAAGCCCGAGGAAGTCGGTGTGCCCAAAACCGACCTCGTTCTGGGCAAGCACTCCGGCCGCCACGCCTTGAAGGACCGTGCAATCGAACTCGGCTTCCATCTGACCGAGGAGCAGCTCAACGCCGTCTTCGAAGACTTCAAGGCTCTGGCGGACAAGAAGAAAGAAGTCTACGACGAAGACCTCGCCGTCCTCATCGAGAAGCAGATCGGCGACGACGTGCCCAAGGCCTGGGAACTGATCAGCGTACAGACGACCACCGGCACGAACACGCTGCCCACCGCCACCGTCTGCATCCGCAACCCCGCTGGCGAAATCGTCCAGGACGCCGCCATCGGCGCCGGGCCGGTCGATGCCATCTTCAAGGCCGTTGAGCGTGTGACCGGCGTCCGTGCCTCGCTGCACGACTTCGCCATCCGCAGCGTCTCGCGCGGCAAGGACGCCCAGGGCGAGGTCACGCTCGAACTCGCCGTCGAAAGCGACGCCCACGACTTCCGCGGCCGGGCCGCCTCGACCGACATCATCGAAGCCAGCGCCCTCGCTTATATCAACGCCGTCAACGCCATCGCCTCCCGCCGCCAGCGCGGTCGCGTCCGCGAGGTCGCCGGCCGCCCCGGTGCGGGGGCATGA
- a CDS encoding flagellar type III secretion system pore protein FliP, with protein sequence MKRSRRVRLRFGMILLLLVGASFPATGQDTPSLDPTPETPPARIDLGIDPATYFEVGSIDAEVQPAAAVETPASPSGDATADTPPTARAEVERVARTVGLFAAVSLAPVAVLMATAFVRINIVLLLLRQAIGSPQVPGNQVLTVLSLLLTAMVMAPAAELVYRDAIRPYADGELPVEEAWQVGSGPIKAFMLDQIHRTGHAHYLDALSVHAQAADDSPTVASETEENASPAASPPLRVVAPAFLISELTTALWIGFLIYLPFLVVDLVVSAVLAATGLIMLPPTQVALPLKLALFVLVDGWWLVADGLLRTFALGSSGAVG encoded by the coding sequence ATGAAACGATCACGACGCGTTCGATTGCGTTTCGGAATGATACTCTTGCTCCTGGTCGGAGCCTCGTTCCCCGCGACCGGGCAGGATACGCCCTCGCTCGACCCAACCCCGGAAACTCCTCCCGCGAGGATTGATCTCGGCATCGATCCGGCCACCTACTTCGAGGTCGGTTCGATCGACGCCGAGGTCCAGCCCGCCGCTGCGGTCGAGACCCCCGCCTCACCGTCGGGCGACGCAACGGCCGACACTCCCCCCACCGCTCGGGCCGAGGTCGAGCGCGTCGCCCGCACGGTCGGGCTCTTTGCCGCCGTTTCGCTTGCGCCGGTGGCGGTCTTGATGGCCACGGCGTTTGTTCGAATCAACATCGTCTTGCTGTTGCTCCGCCAGGCGATCGGCAGTCCTCAGGTGCCGGGCAATCAGGTCCTCACGGTCCTCTCGCTCCTGCTGACGGCGATGGTGATGGCCCCCGCGGCTGAACTCGTCTATCGCGACGCGATTCGCCCCTACGCCGATGGCGAGCTGCCGGTCGAGGAGGCGTGGCAGGTCGGCTCCGGACCCATCAAGGCCTTCATGCTCGATCAGATCCACCGAACCGGCCACGCTCACTATCTCGATGCCCTTTCGGTCCATGCCCAGGCCGCCGATGATTCGCCTACCGTGGCTTCGGAGACCGAGGAAAACGCCTCGCCCGCCGCCTCCCCTCCGCTACGGGTCGTGGCCCCGGCGTTCCTCATCAGCGAGCTGACGACGGCTCTCTGGATCGGGTTCCTCATTTACTTGCCCTTCCTGGTGGTGGATCTCGTGGTGTCGGCCGTCCTGGCGGCGACCGGCCTGATCATGCTCCCCCCGACGCAGGTGGCCTTGCCCCTGAAACTGGCGCTGTTCGTCCTGGTCGATGGCTGGTGGCTCGTGGCCGATGGCCTCTTGCGGACCTTCGCCCTGGGGTCGTCCGGCGCCGTCGGGTGA